Proteins from one Corynebacterium testudinoris genomic window:
- a CDS encoding dipeptide ABC transporter ATP-binding protein, which translates to MTLLQVSDLHVSYSTSQGPVYAAQGVSLSVEPGQVTAIVGESGSGKSTTAHAALGLLPGNAQIESGEITLAGRSLIGLSERQWRSIRGTRIGLVPQDPNNSLNPVKTIGASVAEGLRIHGRPVSDSRVIELLERVGIDDPARRARQYPHELSGGMKQRALIASAIALEPELIIADEPTSALDVTVQKTILDLLDDMRRDIGLGILFITHDLAVAGDRADQVVVMQRGQVKESGPAASLLTDPHDPYTQRLLANAPSLATGTATPRQRPPLSEDILLEVKNLRQEFGQGSNTFVAVEDMSFQVVRGSTHAIVGESGSGKTTTGRAIAAFTRPTAGTITIDGKEIQNATSKERRELRRVVQMVYQNPFSSLDPRQSVGASIAEPLKNFGSRSKATIDAAVAEHLDLVALDPALASRRPAELSGGQRQRVAIARALILQPELVVFDEAVSALDVTVQAQILELLDNLQRELHLTYVFISHDLAVVRQISDTVTVMKSGRHVEEGSTAEVFDHPQDDFTRTLLDAIPGRSYRAGALNLGL; encoded by the coding sequence GAGTGTGGAGCCGGGGCAGGTCACCGCTATCGTCGGTGAGTCTGGTTCGGGAAAGTCCACGACCGCCCACGCTGCTTTGGGCCTTCTTCCGGGTAACGCCCAGATCGAATCTGGCGAGATCACACTAGCGGGCCGTTCCCTCATCGGACTCAGTGAACGTCAGTGGCGCAGCATTCGTGGCACACGCATCGGCCTCGTGCCTCAAGATCCGAACAATTCACTCAACCCGGTCAAGACCATCGGTGCGTCCGTCGCGGAAGGGCTGCGTATCCACGGCCGCCCGGTGTCGGATTCGCGGGTGATCGAGTTGCTCGAACGTGTCGGTATCGATGACCCCGCCCGCCGTGCTCGGCAATATCCGCATGAGCTTTCGGGAGGCATGAAGCAACGTGCGCTCATCGCCTCTGCCATCGCGCTCGAACCCGAACTCATCATTGCTGATGAACCGACCAGCGCGCTTGATGTCACTGTCCAGAAAACGATCCTCGATCTTCTCGATGACATGCGCCGTGACATCGGCCTGGGAATCCTCTTTATCACCCACGATCTAGCTGTGGCGGGAGATCGCGCCGATCAGGTGGTGGTCATGCAACGGGGTCAGGTGAAGGAATCCGGACCGGCTGCGTCGTTGCTCACCGACCCGCATGATCCCTACACGCAGCGCTTGCTGGCCAACGCCCCGTCCCTGGCCACCGGTACGGCGACTCCTCGTCAGCGGCCGCCGTTGAGCGAGGACATCCTGCTGGAGGTGAAAAACCTGCGCCAGGAATTTGGCCAAGGCAGCAACACGTTCGTGGCAGTTGAAGACATGTCCTTCCAGGTTGTGCGTGGCAGCACGCATGCCATCGTGGGGGAGTCTGGGTCAGGGAAAACGACCACCGGCCGGGCGATTGCAGCTTTCACCCGGCCCACGGCGGGCACCATCACGATCGATGGCAAAGAAATCCAGAATGCCACGTCCAAGGAGCGCCGTGAGCTGCGCCGTGTGGTGCAGATGGTGTACCAGAATCCCTTCAGCTCGCTCGATCCGCGACAAAGTGTCGGTGCGTCCATCGCAGAGCCGCTCAAGAATTTCGGGTCGAGGTCGAAAGCCACTATCGACGCAGCAGTGGCAGAGCACCTGGATCTCGTTGCACTCGATCCAGCACTTGCTTCTCGACGCCCCGCGGAGCTTTCTGGAGGCCAGCGCCAACGTGTAGCCATCGCCCGGGCCCTCATCCTGCAGCCTGAGCTGGTGGTATTCGACGAAGCAGTAAGTGCCTTGGATGTCACCGTGCAAGCCCAAATCTTGGAACTCCTGGACAACCTGCAACGCGAACTCCACCTCACCTACGTCTTCATCTCCCACGACCTCGCCGTGGTCCGGCAAATCTCCGACACCGTCACCGTCATGAAGTCGGGCCGGCACGTTGAAGAGGGTTCAACCGCAGAGGTCTTTGATCACCCGCAGGACGACTTCACCCGCACTCTCCTCGACGCCATCCCTGGCCGCTCGTATCGCGCCGGCGCCCTCAACCTCGGACTCTGA
- a CDS encoding alkylhydroperoxidase domain protein: protein MTHDIIIDLTGIDPESDEALSITAVRQLRAQARDNAQLSFEALLEGDSPDLPLAERLAVAAFVASLHGDERARTFYLDLYGDEGDADSLTNFLPTTSSRGPYGVYAEAGLRDENQEGPWYLAPHGLNPRLAAAFGFAHLLTLHPRDANPTQIAALAHAGFSADAVVSLAQLISFLAFQLRVVHGLREIAGVDSPVLPTADPAPLEGSAPTASLDGGAFSVLTPHVEPTTHFVSHSLGWHAWIPDVPKEELSTEQIDALIDPQRANMPYFRLLARDPAALKARTLTDLDIFFNTNGGVGRAERELAATVTSRLNGCVYCASVHSARAIAESDRKADVERLLSQGVDADLGSSQWNAISKAAVALTQTPIAFGQPELQALRDAGYELPEIVDIINAAAFFNWANRLMLGLGEPELPARFATGAGKA from the coding sequence ATGACCCACGACATCATTATCGACCTCACCGGAATCGACCCCGAATCCGATGAAGCTCTCAGCATCACTGCTGTCCGACAGCTACGCGCTCAAGCTCGCGATAACGCTCAACTCTCGTTCGAGGCTCTTCTCGAGGGCGACTCTCCAGACTTGCCGCTAGCTGAGCGTTTGGCCGTCGCCGCCTTCGTCGCTTCCCTCCACGGCGACGAACGGGCACGCACCTTTTACCTCGATCTCTACGGCGACGAGGGCGACGCGGATTCCTTGACCAACTTCTTGCCCACAACCAGCTCACGCGGGCCCTATGGCGTCTACGCTGAGGCCGGCCTGCGGGACGAAAACCAGGAAGGGCCGTGGTATCTCGCTCCGCACGGCCTCAACCCGCGCTTGGCTGCAGCGTTCGGCTTCGCCCACCTGCTTACTCTGCACCCTCGTGATGCCAACCCCACCCAGATCGCCGCATTAGCCCACGCGGGATTCAGTGCCGACGCCGTGGTGAGCCTCGCCCAACTGATCAGCTTCCTGGCATTCCAGCTGCGCGTGGTCCACGGCCTCCGGGAAATCGCCGGGGTGGACTCGCCCGTCCTGCCCACAGCTGACCCCGCCCCGCTCGAAGGGTCCGCGCCGACTGCCTCACTCGATGGTGGAGCATTCTCGGTCCTGACCCCGCACGTGGAGCCGACCACCCACTTTGTTTCCCACAGCCTCGGCTGGCATGCATGGATCCCGGATGTTCCCAAAGAGGAATTGAGTACCGAGCAGATTGACGCACTCATCGATCCCCAACGAGCGAACATGCCTTACTTCCGGCTGCTTGCCCGCGACCCCGCGGCGCTCAAGGCTCGCACGCTGACCGATCTCGATATCTTCTTCAACACCAACGGCGGGGTGGGTCGCGCCGAGCGCGAACTAGCGGCGACGGTGACTTCGCGACTCAACGGATGCGTGTACTGCGCGTCGGTTCACTCCGCCCGCGCGATTGCCGAGTCCGATCGGAAAGCCGACGTCGAGCGGCTCCTTTCCCAGGGAGTCGATGCCGACCTCGGATCTTCGCAGTGGAACGCCATCAGCAAGGCTGCGGTCGCACTGACTCAGACACCGATCGCCTTTGGTCAACCTGAACTGCAGGCATTGCGGGACGCGGGATACGAACTCCCTGAGATCGTGGACATCATCAACGCAGCAGCTTTTTTCAACTGGGCCAATCGCCTCATGCTTGGTCTGGGAGAGCCCGAGCTTCCCGCGAGGTTTGCCACCGGCGCGGGGAAGGCCTGA
- a CDS encoding metallophosphoesterase → MNRLLRIAIAGIAAGLGVAAWGNAELKKFELKQITVPLLEPGTLRGAEEFRILHLSDLHMIPGQDEKIAWVSALDSLQPDLVVNTGDNLSDEHAVPDVLRALGPLLNRPGMFVFGTNDYWAPSLPNPFSYLFGTRREPTYIDLPWRDMRAAFIERGWRDATHERLEFQVGPVRLAAAGVDDPHHNLDDYSLIAGAPNADADLSLALLHAPEPRVLSSFEEDGYQLSLSGHTHGGQLCLPGSRAIVTNCGIDRERAQGLHSFGDMLMHVTNGLGTSKFVPFRIFCRPSATLLRITERPA, encoded by the coding sequence GTGAATCGACTTCTCAGGATCGCCATTGCCGGAATCGCCGCAGGGTTAGGCGTCGCCGCCTGGGGCAACGCCGAGTTGAAGAAGTTCGAACTCAAACAGATCACCGTGCCCCTGCTCGAACCCGGCACCCTCCGCGGGGCCGAAGAGTTCCGCATCCTCCACCTCTCGGACCTGCACATGATCCCCGGCCAAGACGAAAAGATCGCCTGGGTATCCGCCCTCGACAGCCTGCAGCCCGACTTAGTGGTCAACACCGGTGACAACCTTTCCGACGAGCACGCCGTCCCCGACGTCCTGCGCGCCCTCGGCCCGCTGCTCAACCGGCCCGGCATGTTCGTCTTTGGCACCAACGACTACTGGGCGCCCAGCCTGCCAAACCCCTTCAGCTACCTGTTTGGCACCCGCCGGGAACCCACCTACATCGACCTTCCGTGGCGCGACATGCGCGCCGCCTTCATCGAACGAGGATGGCGCGACGCAACCCACGAGCGCCTGGAATTCCAAGTCGGTCCCGTGCGCCTCGCCGCCGCCGGCGTCGACGATCCACACCACAACTTGGACGACTACTCCCTCATCGCCGGAGCCCCCAACGCCGATGCCGATCTCTCCCTCGCGTTGCTCCACGCACCCGAGCCCCGCGTTCTCTCCTCCTTTGAGGAAGACGGCTACCAGCTCTCCCTCTCCGGCCACACCCACGGCGGCCAGCTCTGCCTCCCCGGCAGCCGCGCCATCGTGACCAACTGCGGCATCGACCGCGAACGAGCTCAAGGCCTCCACAGTTTTGGAGACATGTTGATGCACGTCACCAACGGCCTGGGCACCTCAAAATTCGTGCCCTTCCGCATTTTTTGCCGCCCCTCCGCCACCCTCCTGCGGATCACCGAACGACCAGCCTGA
- a CDS encoding GatB/YqeY domain-containing protein encodes MSELKDQIRADLKTSMKAKDKGRTSAIRMLLAAIQAEETAGVKHEVTDEEILKVVAREIKKRRESAEIYTTNGREELAEVELAEVMVLEGYQPAQLDDEAVTKLVDDAVNQVAVEQGISSEEVSMKQMGQVMKVATASAAGQADGKRLSAAVRARLAN; translated from the coding sequence ATGAGTGAGCTAAAAGATCAGATCCGTGCAGACCTGAAAACGTCGATGAAAGCCAAGGATAAGGGTCGTACGAGTGCGATCCGCATGTTATTGGCTGCGATCCAGGCGGAGGAGACGGCGGGAGTTAAACACGAGGTGACGGACGAGGAGATCCTCAAGGTCGTCGCCCGGGAGATCAAGAAGCGCCGGGAGTCCGCCGAAATTTACACCACTAATGGCCGTGAAGAGCTGGCGGAGGTCGAATTGGCCGAGGTCATGGTGCTGGAGGGTTACCAGCCGGCTCAGCTGGATGATGAGGCGGTAACAAAGCTTGTCGACGACGCTGTGAATCAGGTCGCTGTCGAGCAGGGCATTTCCTCGGAAGAGGTGTCCATGAAGCAGATGGGGCAGGTCATGAAGGTTGCCACTGCCTCTGCGGCGGGGCAGGCGGACGGCAAGAGGTTGTCCGCTGCTGTGCGCGCCCGCCTGGCGAACTAG
- a CDS encoding VTT domain-containing protein, whose protein sequence is MHALLDPIALLGSTGPFGQFILPAMLMMVFIESGLLFPFLPGDSLLFTGGLLAMQPDHFAPLWLLLLLVPIAAIAGDQVGYFLGHRFAPAIERRPDGRIFKREYLDRTHEFFAKHGPVTVILCRFVPIVRTYAPLVAGMARMRYRTFISYNIIGGLLWGAGVVALGALLGNVAVVRDHLEAIFLGIIALSLLPAALGALKARMGRAAI, encoded by the coding sequence ATGCACGCACTCCTCGACCCGATCGCGCTCCTCGGGTCCACCGGCCCCTTCGGGCAGTTCATCCTCCCCGCCATGCTGATGATGGTGTTCATCGAATCGGGGCTGCTCTTCCCCTTCCTGCCCGGGGATTCTCTGCTGTTCACCGGCGGGCTCCTCGCCATGCAGCCGGATCATTTCGCCCCGCTGTGGCTCCTACTCCTGCTGGTGCCCATCGCCGCCATCGCTGGCGACCAAGTCGGATACTTCCTCGGCCACCGCTTCGCCCCGGCGATTGAGCGACGTCCCGATGGGCGCATCTTCAAGAGGGAATACCTCGACCGCACCCACGAGTTCTTTGCCAAGCACGGCCCCGTCACCGTCATCCTGTGCCGCTTCGTACCGATCGTTCGTACCTACGCCCCACTCGTCGCGGGCATGGCCCGGATGCGTTACCGCACCTTCATTAGCTACAACATCATCGGCGGCCTGCTGTGGGGCGCCGGAGTCGTGGCACTCGGCGCCCTGCTCGGCAACGTCGCCGTCGTCCGCGATCATCTCGAAGCAATCTTCCTCGGCATCATCGCGCTATCGTTGCTGCCCGCCGCCCTCGGAGCGCTGAAAGCGCGAATGGGGCGGGCGGCAATCTAG
- a CDS encoding transglycosylase domain-containing protein, whose product MSVSKSLAKMLAATAAAGVAAALALAPVAGISGIAIARTNETMQSNLADLTEGVTPGVTTITDSTGAPMAWLYQQRRYPVQPDQISPYMKDAIVSVEDHRFYEHDGVDIQGTARALVTNVLAGGVEQGASTLNQQYVKNYLLLVHADDADAQAAAVEQSIPRKLREMRMASDLDRRLSKDEILTSYLNLVPFGNHAYGIEAAAQTYFGISAAELNIPQSALLAGMVQSSEGLNPYTNPDGATARRNTVLQTLVSNGHLSQEDADAYAAEPLGVLESPATLPNGCITAGDRGFFCDYALTYLDSKGLSRDQLLAGGYTITTTLDPDVQDATHTAVSNNVNPMTTGVAEVMNVVEPGENSRNILAMASSRNYGLNLDAGETMLPQPTSMVGNGAGSVFKIFTAAAAIDQGMGINTVLDVPARYEARGLGSGGAANCPANTYCVENSGTYKPRMSLQDALAYSPNTTFIKLIEQVGVPAVVDMSVKMGLRSYDVAGSYDGNQSIAQFFKESNLGSYTLGPTAVNPLELSNVGATIASSGRWCEPNPIAKVTDKDGQEIYLDRPDCEDAVDPGVADALAAAMSADSKIGTGSGAANANGWSSTIAAKTGTTESYQSSAFLGFNTGFSAAPYIYNDGTSISPLCTGPVRQCGYGNLYGGNEAANSWFQTANRVPAALNSGLPAYDAKFNSGTTYSTLADAAGLDEQSARSMLQQRGYQVTTRTVPGNGTPRGRVIQAVPESGLLRDGGTVVLEISDGAAPPRPTNDDDPAAGLEGIPGITDGDIEQLREQLRDAFGI is encoded by the coding sequence GGGCATTTCGGGCATTGCTATCGCCCGAACGAATGAGACCATGCAATCCAATCTGGCCGACCTCACTGAGGGGGTGACACCCGGGGTCACCACCATCACTGACTCCACCGGGGCCCCCATGGCGTGGCTGTACCAGCAGCGCCGCTACCCCGTGCAGCCGGATCAGATCTCGCCGTACATGAAAGACGCCATCGTGTCGGTGGAAGATCACCGCTTTTACGAACACGACGGGGTGGATATTCAAGGTACCGCCCGCGCGTTGGTTACCAACGTGCTGGCCGGCGGAGTGGAACAGGGCGCCTCGACGCTTAACCAGCAGTATGTGAAGAATTACCTCCTGCTCGTCCACGCTGATGACGCAGACGCCCAGGCCGCGGCCGTCGAACAGTCCATCCCCCGCAAGCTGCGGGAAATGCGGATGGCGTCCGACTTGGATCGTCGCCTGAGCAAAGACGAGATCCTCACGAGCTATCTCAACCTCGTTCCCTTTGGCAATCACGCCTACGGCATCGAGGCAGCGGCGCAGACCTACTTCGGCATTTCGGCCGCGGAACTCAACATCCCCCAGTCGGCGTTGCTGGCCGGCATGGTGCAGTCCTCGGAAGGGCTCAATCCCTACACCAACCCAGACGGTGCGACGGCCCGCCGCAATACGGTCCTGCAGACGCTGGTCTCCAACGGACACTTATCGCAGGAGGACGCGGATGCTTATGCCGCGGAACCCCTCGGGGTACTCGAGTCTCCCGCGACGTTGCCCAATGGCTGCATCACGGCCGGCGATCGGGGATTCTTCTGCGATTATGCGCTCACTTACCTCGATTCCAAGGGGCTCAGCCGGGATCAGCTGCTCGCCGGTGGGTACACCATCACCACCACGCTTGACCCGGACGTCCAGGACGCCACCCACACGGCGGTTTCCAACAATGTCAACCCCATGACCACGGGTGTTGCTGAGGTCATGAACGTCGTGGAGCCGGGCGAGAACTCCCGCAACATCCTCGCCATGGCCTCGTCCCGCAACTACGGCCTCAACCTCGATGCCGGGGAGACCATGCTGCCGCAGCCGACGTCGATGGTGGGCAATGGCGCTGGCTCGGTGTTCAAGATTTTCACCGCCGCAGCTGCGATTGACCAGGGCATGGGCATTAACACCGTGTTGGATGTGCCCGCCCGCTATGAGGCGCGTGGCCTTGGAAGTGGCGGCGCCGCGAACTGCCCCGCGAACACCTATTGCGTGGAAAACTCCGGAACGTACAAGCCGCGGATGAGCCTCCAGGACGCCTTGGCTTATTCCCCCAACACCACCTTCATCAAGCTCATCGAGCAGGTGGGCGTGCCCGCGGTCGTGGACATGTCCGTGAAGATGGGCTTGCGCAGCTACGACGTCGCTGGCAGCTACGACGGCAACCAGTCCATCGCTCAGTTCTTTAAAGAGTCCAACCTCGGTTCCTACACCCTCGGCCCCACCGCCGTGAACCCCCTGGAGCTGTCCAACGTGGGCGCCACCATCGCCTCCTCGGGCCGTTGGTGCGAACCCAACCCCATTGCCAAGGTGACCGACAAGGACGGGCAAGAGATTTACCTCGACCGCCCCGACTGTGAAGATGCCGTCGACCCCGGGGTCGCCGATGCCCTCGCCGCCGCGATGTCCGCCGACTCGAAGATCGGCACCGGCTCCGGGGCCGCCAACGCCAACGGTTGGAGCTCCACCATCGCCGCGAAGACCGGCACCACGGAGTCCTACCAGTCCTCCGCCTTCCTCGGCTTCAACACCGGTTTCTCCGCCGCTCCTTACATCTACAACGATGGCACCTCGATCTCCCCGCTGTGCACCGGCCCGGTCCGCCAGTGTGGTTACGGCAACCTCTACGGCGGCAACGAGGCCGCCAATTCCTGGTTCCAGACCGCCAACCGCGTCCCCGCGGCGCTCAATTCCGGGCTTCCGGCGTACGACGCCAAGTTCAACAGCGGCACCACCTACTCCACGCTTGCCGACGCCGCCGGGCTCGACGAACAAAGCGCCCGCAGCATGCTGCAGCAGCGCGGCTACCAGGTCACCACCCGCACTGTCCCCGGCAATGGCACCCCGCGTGGGCGGGTCATCCAGGCAGTCCCGGAATCCGGTTTGCTTCGCGACGGTGGCACGGTGGTCCTGGAAATCTCCGATGGTGCCGCACCCCCACGTCCCACCAACGACGACGACCCCGCGGCTGGACTAGAGGGCATCCCGGGCATCACCGACGGAGACATCGAGCAGTTGCGTGAGCAGCTGCGCGACGCCTTCGGGATTTAG